A genome region from Salvia splendens isolate huo1 chromosome 19, SspV2, whole genome shotgun sequence includes the following:
- the LOC121779018 gene encoding uncharacterized protein LOC121779018 has product MPAANASLELRDAHRRWHKANEMDKCYMLASMSTMLRHRHAVMATATAIMQNLTNLFGTRNRATKSQAFRSIMAKIMKEATSVRDHVLEMISHLNQIEVLGGTIDPKSQVTIILQSLPPSFQQFKLNFEMNKRNYSLVELLTELQSAEDLMIQAKATMVSLTYHSSGRRSGAGKKKVTNEVIAKAAKGKERKGNKKKI; this is encoded by the coding sequence ATGCCAGCGGCTAACGCTTCACTGGAACTACGAGATGCACATAggcggtggcataaggcgaacgAGATGGATAAGTGTTATATGTTGGCCTCCATGTCAACAATGCTTAGACATCGGCATGCTGTCATGGCGACTGCCACCGctattatgcagaatctcaccaatctttttggtactcggaATCGAGcgactaagtctcaagcctttcggagtatcatggcAAAGATAATGAAGGAAGCCACATCTGTGCGGGACCATGTCCTTGAGATGATAagccacctcaatcaaattgaggttttgggagggacaATTGATCCCAAGTCCCAAgtaactatcatccttcaaagtctacCCCCTAGCTTTCAACAGTTCAaactcaactttgagatgaacaaaaggaactactcATTGGTTGAATTGTTGAcagaacttcagtcggcagaggatcTTATGATCCAAGCTAAGGCAACGATGGTTAGTTTGACATATCATTCCTCTGGCCGTAGGTCTGGTGCAGGAAAGAAGAAAGTGACGAACGAGGTTATTGCTAAGGCTGCTAAGGGAAAGGAGAGGAAGGGAAACAAGAAGAAAATATGA